Proteins from one Leishmania infantum JPCM5 genome chromosome 21 genomic window:
- a CDS encoding beta tubulin: protein MREIVSCQAGQCGNQIGSKFWEVISDEHGVDPTGTYQGDSDLQLERINVYFDESTGGRYVPRAVLMDLEPGTMDSVRAGPYGQLFRPDNFIFGQSGAGNNWAKGHYTEGAELIDSVLDVCRKEAESCDCLQGFQLSHSLGGGTGSGMGTLLISKLREEYPDRIMMTFSVIPSPRVSDTVVEPYNTTLSVHQLVENSDESMCIDNEALYDICFRTLKLTTPTFGDLNHLVAAVMSGVTCCLRFPGQLNSDLRKLAVNLVPFPRLHFFMMGFAPLTSRGSQQYRGLSVAELTQQMFDAKNMMQAADPRHGRYLTASALFRGRISTKEVDEQMLNVQNKNSSYFIEWIPNNIKSSICDIPPKGLKMSATFIGNNTCIQEMFRRVGEQFTGMFRRKAFLHWYTGEGMDEMEFTEAESNMNDLVSEYQQYQDATVEEEGEYDEEQEAY from the coding sequence ATGCGTGAGATCGTTTCCTGCCAGGCCGGCCAGTGCGGCAACCAGATCGGCTCTAAGTTTTGGGAGGTGATTTCCGACGAACATGGTGTCGATCCGACTGGTACCTACCAGGGCGACTCGGATCTGCAGCTCGAGCGCATCAACGTCTACTTCGATGAGTCGACGGGAGGCCGCTACGTGCCGCGCGCCGTGCTGATGGACCTCGAGCCCGGCACTATGGACTCCGTTCGCGCCGGCCCGTACGGCCAGCTGTTCCGCCCGGACAACTTCATCTTTGGTCAGTCCGGCGCTGGCAACAACTGGGCCAAGGGCCACTACACCGAGGGCGCGGAGCTGATCGACTCCGTGCTTGATGTGTGccgcaaggaggcggagagctgCGACTGCCTGCAGGGCTTCCAGCTGTCTCACtccctcggcggcggcacgggcTCCGGCATGGGCACGCTGCTCATTTccaagctgcgcgaggagtaCCCGGACCGGATCATGATGACCTTCTCCGTCATCCCGTCCCCCCGCGTGTCGGATACCGTTGTGGAGCCGTACAACACGACCCTCTCTGTGCACCAGCTCGTGGAGAACTCCGACGAGTCCATGTGCATcgacaacgaggcgctgtACGATATTTGCTTCCGCACGCTGAAgctgacgacgccgacgttCGGTGACCTGAaccacctcgtcgccgctgtgaTGTCTGGCGTGACCTGCTGCCTGCGCTTCCCTGGCCAGCTGAACTCTGACCTGCGCAAGCTTGCCGTGAACCTCGTGCCGTTCCCGCGCCTGCACTTCTTCATGATGGGCTTCGCGCCGCTGACGAGCCGCGGCTCGCAGCAGTACCGCGGCCTGTCCGTCGCGGAGCTGACGCAGCAGATGTTCGACGCCAAGAACATGATGCAGGCCGCCGACCCGCGCCACGGCCGCTACCTCACCGCATCCGCGCTGTTCCGCGGCCGCATATCGACCAAGGAGGTAGACGAGCAGATGCTGAACGTGCAGAACAAGAACTCCAGCTACTTCATCGAGTGGATCCCGAACAACATCAAGTCCTCCATCTGCGATATCCCGCCCAAGGGCCTCAAGATGTCCGCCACCTTCATCGGCAATAACACCTGCATCCAGGAGATGTTCCGCCGCGTCGGTGAGCAGTTCACGGGCATGTTCCGCCGCAAGGCCTTCCTCCACTGGTACACCGGTGAGGGCATGGACGAGATGGAGTTCACCGAGGCCGAGTCCAACATGAACGACCTCGTCTCCGAGTACCAGCAGTACCAGGACGCcaccgtcgaggaggagggcgagtacgatgaggagcaggaggcctACTAG